ACCCGACCGAAGCGGCGATGGCCACGCTGTATACGTTGAAGCCTTTGGGGCGTGATGCCGAGCGGGCCAGGACACGTGCCTGGACCAAGATCAAGTCGGGGACTTAACCTTGAGGAATAGCTCCCGCCCGGCCGCATTAGTGATCGGCCCACGATAGACCTGGGTGCTACGCCCTGCCGCGCGCTCACTCTGTTCGAAGACACGGCCCAGCCTGCGCTGGGCCGCCGTCTTCAAATGGGCCTTGGTGGGTTGATCGTCGGCCATTTGGAGCGTCGGGTAGTGGAAGTGGGCATACCACAACGGCTTGCTCGCGTCGGTAAGGTCCTGGACTTCGTATTCCTGCAAATAATCCTCCCGACCATCGATAGTCTCCTTCACACGCCCATTGAGCCGGCGGATACGGATGGCGTTCTGCTCCAACAGATACACCATGTCTCCTACTGTCGGCCTGGCAGTGTGCCGGGTCATATCCATGCGCAGGGCACTGCCATAGTCGCGTAGCTGTCGGGCCTGGCTGTACAACACGTCGACCTGCGGGTCATTGCCGCCTGACGCTCGAATATTCAGCGCAGCCGCCTCAAAACTGCGAGCGCTGCGTTCAAGCCTCTCTTCAACGTCAACCGGTAATGCCCCAGGCGTCTGCGCCTGTCGGCTGGCGTCACGCAACAAGGCAGGCGCCGTGGCACTCAGTGTGTTGCCTGCGCGCACCGCCGAATTCAAGCGCGCCAGGTCACGCCGCACCCTGGGTGTTCGTTGCAACTGCCAATGGTCGCGGGCATCGGGGGCGACGTGAGGGCCGAATTGAGTAGGCTGTTGAGCCGTATCGACCAGTTGGTGTTCAATAATGTTTATGTTGAGGGAAACCCGATTATTCGAAAGGACGTTGAAGTGGTTTTCATCCTTGTTGTAGACCACTGCATCGTCGAGCAGATGTAGTCCCTTGTGAACGCCGGACTGGATCAACTGACCCAGCGCGCTTGATGGGCGGCGCAATGCCTGCAGGCGGCGGTCCTGCACCACCGATAAGTCCCCGGAGGCGCCGGCCCAATCACTGTCCATGCGCTTGACCCGCGGGAGCGTATCCAACGCATCGACGGGCGACTCGGCACCGGTGCACACCAGCAACAACGCCAGGTTATGGAGAAGGTGTGTCTCACATTTCCAAGTGGGGGTCGCCTCACAGTCACCCTCAAGGTTACCGCCGACCTGCTTGAGACGCGCGAGGGTGTGCAGAGGGTGTTCGAGCAGCGGTAGCCAGCGCGTGATGCCCGCACGGTAGAACGTCATGAAAGGATCGATCAACGAAGCACGTACCTGCGGTGCGGTTTCCACCTGCTCTATCACCTCGCTTGCTTCTGGCCGTACGACCAACCAGGGGCCCGGCGTGCCTGTCGACGAGCCCACCAGATAACCGCTGCCCTGAGCCAAGGGCCGAAACGTCATCGCGACACCTCGCAAGCGCCGCTGATTCTTGTAGACTTTTACCGCCGCGCGCATCACTCGATACCCTTCATAGGTGACATTGCATCGGCCTTGCAGGCAGCACTCCAAGGTCAGGCGACGCAGATTCAAGGCCAATTGGCGCGCAAAGATGACCTGCGCGGCCGCACCCGCCTCCGTTTCGACATCCAGTTCGGGGCCGCGCGTGCCAACACCTTCGGACTTTTCATGGAACCGAGCCATCGTCTCCAGCCACTGGCTATAGGCCAATCGCCACGCCGGTGAAGCGCCCTTGAGCCAGGAAGGCAACTGCTGCTCCAACTCCTGACGCAGGTTGTCTTGCGGGCGCCCGGTCTGTACAAAACCTGACAATTGTGAGGCCCACATCAGCTGTCGGTCCAAGTCATCCAGGACTGGAAACCGGGACGGGTCCACCCGCGCAACCCGTAGCAGCGCCTGATCCAATGCAGCCAATGCCCACCCCTCGAACACGTTATGTTCCAATCGCTCGGCGTCGGCCAACGCAGGGACGTCGTCGAATGCTTCGAGGCCGTGTGACACAGTGAACACCAGAGGGGTGTCGCCGTCACGGCTGATCACCAGCGCTAGGCAACCGTACCGCGTAGTGACGTAGACCTGAGGTGAGCGTTCTCCTAATCGCTTGTCACGTGCGCCGCTGTCGGGGTAGTCCAGCACGGTATCGACCATCGCGCGCAACGAGGCTTGGGCCAATGACCGACGGGCGACGCGCAGGCGCTGCGCGAGACTTTGCGCCAGTTGACGCCATGGGCCGCCTCGGTGGGCGGGGGGGCCCGCGAAAAACCTGATCAATTGCTCTGCATAGTGTTCGAGCACGTCCTGATATTGCTGGTCGACTTGGGTTTGGCTAATCCCCAGTGACTGAAGGGTGGGGCGCAATGCAAACTGCTGGCAGACGTGCAACCTGAAAGAATCAAACATCATTACTGACCTGGATAAGCGCCCGCAGCACGATGCTGCCGGCTATCCCGGTTCACGGTAGAGGTCCACGCTCGCCTGTGTGGGTACTTAGTTGACGCCCTTCCAGGCCCGGCGCAACCGCGCCAGCGCTGCGGCGATATCGGTTTCGGGCACAGCGGCAAAGCCCAGTACCAGGCCGGCGTGCTGGTCCATCGGCGTGGTGGATTGCGACAGCCAGTAGCCGCTCAAGCCATTGATCTCGACATCCGCCGCATGGGCCTGGGTGAGCAATTGCTGCTCGCGGGCCAGGCTGTCTACGCGGACGGTCACATGCAGCCCAGCCGCTATATTGGGTAGTTCGCCAACACCCTCCAGCCCGCTTGGCCAACCGGCCAACAACGCATTGCGCCGACTCAGGGCAGCCCGACGCATGCGCCGGATGTGGCGTTGGAAATGCCCGGCAGCCATGAACTCGGCCATCACCGCCTGGGTGCTGACCTCGGAGTGGCGCATGTCCACCGCGCGACGCCGGGCGAAGGCATCGACCAGGCCCGGCGGCAACACCAGGTAACCCAGGCGCAATGCCGGAAACGCCACCTTGCCGAAGGTGCCGACATACAGCACACGACCGCTGCGATCCAAGGCCGCCAGCGGCGACAGCGGCGCGCCGGTATAGCGGTACTCGCCGTCGTAATCGTCCTCGATGATCCAGCCCTCCGTGCGTTCGGCCCAGGCCAGCAATTCCAGGCGCCGCGCCAGGCTCATCACCACGCCCATCGGATACTGGTGCGAAGGCGTGACGTACGCCACGCGACAATCCTGCAAGCGGTTGAGCACCTGGCAATCAATGCCCTCGCCGTCCACCGGTACCCCGTGCAATTGCCCGCCAGCCAAAGCAAAGGCATGTCCTGCGGCGCGGTAGCCGGGGTTTTCCACCGCCACGCCATCGCCGGGCTCCACCAGCAGCTGTGCACAAAGGCTGATTGCCTGCTGCGCGCCACTGGTGATCACTATTTGTTCAGCGGTGCACTGCATACCCCGCGAGCTGCGCAGGTAAGCGGCGATTAATCCGCGTAGGCGGTTGTCACCCGCCGGGTCGCCGTAGCACAGTTGCTCCAGGTCCGGCTTACGCCAGAAAGCCCCGTTCAGCTTGGCCCAGACTTCAAAGGGAAACAGATCGAACGCGGGTACGCCCACCCGGAAGGCCCTTGGAGGCCCCGAGGGAGGCAGCGACAGGTGGTTGGTTTTTATCCGCGCCAAACCGGCCCTGTGGACAACTTCTTCGTCCAAATCTTCAGGCAAATTTGCCAGTTTTGTGGATAAGGCTGGGGATAACCCTGTTGAAAACCCTGTGGATACTTTTGTGGATAGTTTTTTGGCGGTGGGTAGCTGAGCGACATAAGTACCGTCCCCTACCCGGCTCTCGATAAACCCTTCCGCGTACAACTGATCATAGGCACGCACCACACTGTTACGCGAGATCGACAGGGCCGCCGCCAAGTCGCGGCTGGCGGGCAAACGCGTCCCACTGACCAATCGCCCATCCAGTACACGCTGGCGCAATGCTTCATACAGCTGACGCGTCAGCCCCTGACGACGATCCAGCTCGATACCGGCGGGGTTGAACGACAACGGCGGCGTGATGGGCGACATATTGGACCTATGAAATTGACATTAGATGGCTCTTACAACAGACCATTAGCCTGCCTAGGATGCAGGCATTCGCCAAGGAATATTTCCATGTACACACCTCGCGCCTTTGCCCTTGAAGATTTGCCCGAATTACAGCAACTGATCCAGCACACCCGCCTGGCGCAGTTGGTGACGGTGGGTGAGCAAGGCCTGCTGGCCAGCCACTTGCCGCTGCTGCTCAACCCCGATGAAGGCCCCCACGGCACCCTCTACGGGCACCTGGCCAAGGCCAACCCGCAGTGGAAGGACCTGCAAAACGGCAGCGAAGCCCTGGTGATCTTTGCCGGCGCCGAGGCCTACATCAGCCCGGCGTTTTACCCGGCCAAGGCCGAACACGGCAAAGTCGTGCCCACCTGGAACTACATCGCCGTGCATGCCTACGGCAAGGCCGAGGTGTTCAGCGATGCCGAGCGTCTGCTCGGCGTGGTCACCGCTCTGACCGACCGCCATGAAGGCGGGCGTGACCAGCCTTGGAAAGTCAGCGACGCGCCGGCCGACTACATTGACGGCATGCTCAAGGCCATTGTCGGCTTTGCCCTGCCGATCGAGCGCCTGATCGGCAAACGCAAACTCAGCCAGAACCGCAGCCCGGCCGACATCGCCGGTGTGCGCGAAGGCCTCGCCGCCAGCCAGGATGTCCGCGACCAGACCCTCGCCCTCTTTATTCCCCAAGGAGTTGCAGAATGAGCCCGATCGATATCCGCCAGGTCACCGCCGACGACCACGCCGCGTGGTTGCCGCTGTGGCAGGCGTACCTTAAGTTCTACAACACCGAGCTGCCGAACGCGGTCAGCCAAAGCACCTGGCAGCGCCTGATCGACGCCCATGAGCCGACCCACTCGGCGCTGGCGTGGCAGGATGGCAAGGCGGTGGGCATGGTCAACTTCATTTACCACCGCTCCAACTGGAGCATCGAGAACTCGTGCTACCTGCAGGACCTGCTGGTTGACCCGGCGCTACGCGGCACTGGCGTGGGCCGCAAGCTCATCGAATTCGTCTACGCCACCGCCAAGGCCGACGGTTGCTGCAAGGTCCACTGGCTGACCCACGAGACCAACGCCACCGCGATCCAGCTGTACGAACGCATCGCCGAACGCCCGGGTTTCATCCAATTTCGCAAAGGTCTTTAAGGAGCGCAGCATGTCCACTTCCCTCGCCGACTGGAAAGGCGTCCCGGCGCCCACCGTGCAACTGCTTGAAGGGCGCTTTATCCGCCTGGAAAAACTCGACCCGGCGCGCCATGGTGATGATCTGTTCCAGGCCCTCCAGGGCCCCGGCGCCGACCCCAAGCTGTGGGACTATTTGCCTTACGGCCCCTTCCCCGAGCGCAGCGCGTTCAATGACTGGCTGAACAACCACGCAGCCAACCGTGACCCGTACTTTTTCAGCGTGATCGACCGTGCCACCGGCCAGGTACAAGGCATCCTCAGCCTGATGTCCATCGTCCCCGAGCAAGGCCGCATCGAAATCGGCCACGTGACCTTTGGCGCGCCGATGCAGCGCTCGCCGAAAAGCACCGAGGCGGTGTACCTGCTGGCCAAGCATGCGTTCGAGCAGGGTTATCGTCGGCTGGAGTGGAAGTGCAACAACGCCAATGGTCGCTCCAAGTACGCGGCTGAACGGCTGGGGTTCAGTTTCGAGGGCGTGTTCCGCCAGCACACGGTGGTGAAGGGCAAGAACCGGGACACGGCGTGGTATTCGATCATCGACGCGGAATGGCCGGCGGTTGGGGCGGGGTTTGAGGCATGGTTGTCGCCAGACAACCTGAACGGTGATCGCCAGTTGAAGACGCTGCTGGAGTGTCGCACCGCGCCTATCTAACTACCACCGGCCCTACACAGGCTTTGCCTTAGGTTCTCCATGCAACGGTGCCTCGCACCGTCCTGCCCATGGAGAAACGCATGAATGCCAAAACGTCTGTAGCGCCGCCGCTGCCAAGCCCAAAACCGCTGTTGGAAAAAGCCCTGCTCACCCGCCTGACCGAGGATGGGCCGACCAGCAATGAAGTGGCCTCCCTCCTGCTGCGCAGCGAACTGAGTATCCTCTACCCCGACCTCAACCCAGACCTCGACCGAACCGTGGTGGGCATCCCCATCTGGACATTCGTCGACAACGAACTGACCTGTGTCGATATCCATTACACGCCCCTGACCCACGCCCTGGTGCGGTTGGCCCTGGAAAACACCCAGGCCAACTATTTACAGGGCGAGCACTTCCTCACTCAACAGCCCTCAGCGCCCGAGCCGATTCAATTGCCGGTGGACATCGAGCAGATCGCCACACTGCTCAATGAGTTGGCGTCGG
The genomic region above belongs to Pseudomonas azotoformans and contains:
- the pdxR gene encoding MocR-like pyridoxine biosynthesis transcription factor PdxR codes for the protein MSPITPPLSFNPAGIELDRRQGLTRQLYEALRQRVLDGRLVSGTRLPASRDLAAALSISRNSVVRAYDQLYAEGFIESRVGDGTYVAQLPTAKKLSTKVSTGFSTGLSPALSTKLANLPEDLDEEVVHRAGLARIKTNHLSLPPSGPPRAFRVGVPAFDLFPFEVWAKLNGAFWRKPDLEQLCYGDPAGDNRLRGLIAAYLRSSRGMQCTAEQIVITSGAQQAISLCAQLLVEPGDGVAVENPGYRAAGHAFALAGGQLHGVPVDGEGIDCQVLNRLQDCRVAYVTPSHQYPMGVVMSLARRLELLAWAERTEGWIIEDDYDGEYRYTGAPLSPLAALDRSGRVLYVGTFGKVAFPALRLGYLVLPPGLVDAFARRRAVDMRHSEVSTQAVMAEFMAAGHFQRHIRRMRRAALSRRNALLAGWPSGLEGVGELPNIAAGLHVTVRVDSLAREQQLLTQAHAADVEINGLSGYWLSQSTTPMDQHAGLVLGFAAVPETDIAAALARLRRAWKGVN
- a CDS encoding FMN-binding negative transcriptional regulator — its product is MYTPRAFALEDLPELQQLIQHTRLAQLVTVGEQGLLASHLPLLLNPDEGPHGTLYGHLAKANPQWKDLQNGSEALVIFAGAEAYISPAFYPAKAEHGKVVPTWNYIAVHAYGKAEVFSDAERLLGVVTALTDRHEGGRDQPWKVSDAPADYIDGMLKAIVGFALPIERLIGKRKLSQNRSPADIAGVREGLAASQDVRDQTLALFIPQGVAE
- a CDS encoding GNAT family N-acetyltransferase is translated as MSPIDIRQVTADDHAAWLPLWQAYLKFYNTELPNAVSQSTWQRLIDAHEPTHSALAWQDGKAVGMVNFIYHRSNWSIENSCYLQDLLVDPALRGTGVGRKLIEFVYATAKADGCCKVHWLTHETNATAIQLYERIAERPGFIQFRKGL
- a CDS encoding GNAT family N-acetyltransferase, which translates into the protein MSTSLADWKGVPAPTVQLLEGRFIRLEKLDPARHGDDLFQALQGPGADPKLWDYLPYGPFPERSAFNDWLNNHAANRDPYFFSVIDRATGQVQGILSLMSIVPEQGRIEIGHVTFGAPMQRSPKSTEAVYLLAKHAFEQGYRRLEWKCNNANGRSKYAAERLGFSFEGVFRQHTVVKGKNRDTAWYSIIDAEWPAVGAGFEAWLSPDNLNGDRQLKTLLECRTAPI